A genomic window from Cupriavidus basilensis includes:
- a CDS encoding TetR/AcrR family transcriptional regulator produces MKTGKGTAGDTKARILDATERLFIEVGYEGTSLRQVTSRAIVNLAAVNYHFRSKDIMMQAVLGRRLDPLNTRRLALLDACEARWPGAQIRCEHVMGALFVPALQMAREPEVGGPSFLRLLGRVYSDTSPFIQSYLLSHYAPVFGRFSDAFARALPEIPPQELGWRLNFALKALAGVLAGDELGNLLPAFTQGKALSDAHVLAQLSAMVVAALKAPVPASQQLCALQDVFQIGETQHAEEHAGQAALSALAAEQAQRADTLSVAVRKTRRAARNEGATRAAVTSMAVRGAREHPIVFPSNPLDDWMRTRSRT; encoded by the coding sequence ATGAAGACCGGGAAAGGCACGGCAGGAGACACCAAGGCCCGCATTCTGGACGCCACCGAACGCTTGTTCATCGAGGTTGGCTACGAAGGCACCTCGCTACGGCAAGTGACATCGCGCGCGATCGTCAATCTGGCCGCGGTCAATTATCACTTCCGCAGTAAAGACATCATGATGCAGGCGGTCCTGGGCCGCCGGCTCGATCCGCTCAACACGCGCCGCCTGGCGCTGCTCGATGCCTGCGAGGCACGCTGGCCGGGCGCGCAGATCCGCTGCGAACACGTGATGGGTGCGCTCTTCGTGCCCGCGCTGCAAATGGCGCGCGAGCCCGAAGTGGGCGGCCCGTCGTTCCTGCGGCTGCTGGGGCGCGTGTATTCCGATACCTCGCCATTCATCCAGTCGTATCTGCTCAGCCATTACGCGCCGGTGTTCGGCCGCTTCTCCGATGCCTTCGCCCGCGCGCTGCCCGAGATCCCGCCGCAAGAACTGGGCTGGCGCCTGAACTTTGCGCTCAAGGCGCTGGCCGGTGTGCTGGCCGGCGACGAGCTTGGCAACCTGCTGCCGGCCTTCACGCAAGGCAAGGCGCTGAGCGACGCGCACGTGCTCGCCCAGTTGAGCGCGATGGTGGTGGCCGCGCTCAAGGCACCCGTGCCCGCCAGCCAGCAACTGTGCGCGCTGCAGGACGTGTTCCAGATCGGTGAGACCCAGCATGCCGAGGAGCATGCTGGGCAAGCCGCGCTCAGTGCGCTGGCGGCAGAACAGGCGCAACGCGCCGACACCCTTTCCGTTGCCGTGCGCAAGACACGCCGCGCGGCACGCAACGAGGGCGCGACACGCGCCGCCGTCACCAGCATGGCGGTGCGCGGCGCGCGCGAGCACCCCATCGTCTTCCCGAGCAATCCGCTCGACGACTGGATGCGTACCCGCTCCAGAACCTAG